The following are encoded together in the Mycolicibacterium arabiense genome:
- a CDS encoding dTMP kinase, producing MLITIEGVDGAGKRTLTDGLRASFEADGKTVTTLAFPRYHQSVHADVAAEALHGGHGDLADSVYAMAMLFALDRAGARDDVERLRADFDVVILDRYVASNAAYSAARLHQGIDGEVVSWVRALEFERFAMPMPDWQVLLAVPTELAARRAERRAETDADRARDAYERDDGLQRRTNEAYAALAAQNWCGPWYVAGPDTTAAELASALRA from the coding sequence GTGCTCATCACGATCGAGGGTGTCGACGGCGCGGGCAAGCGCACCCTGACCGACGGGTTGCGCGCGTCGTTCGAAGCGGACGGCAAGACCGTCACCACCCTCGCGTTCCCGCGCTACCACCAGTCGGTGCACGCCGACGTCGCCGCCGAGGCGCTGCACGGTGGCCACGGCGACCTTGCGGACTCGGTGTACGCGATGGCGATGCTGTTCGCGCTCGACCGGGCAGGCGCGCGCGACGACGTCGAGCGGCTCCGCGCCGACTTCGACGTCGTGATCCTCGACCGCTACGTCGCCTCCAACGCCGCATACAGCGCCGCGCGCCTGCACCAGGGCATCGACGGCGAGGTCGTGAGTTGGGTGCGGGCGCTGGAGTTCGAGCGGTTCGCGATGCCGATGCCGGACTGGCAGGTTCTGCTGGCCGTGCCGACCGAATTGGCCGCCCGGCGCGCCGAGCGACGCGCCGAGACCGACGCCGACCGCGCTCGCGACGCCTACGAGCGCGACGACGGTCTCCAGCGCCGCACCAACGAGGCGTACGCCGCGTTGGCTGCGCAGAACTGGTGCGGCCCTTGGTACGTGGCGGGCCCGGACACCACGGCCGCCGAGCTGGCGTCCGCGCTGCGGGCCTGA
- a CDS encoding endonuclease/exonuclease/phosphatase family protein: MIVAVTSMGGWLRTVRFALSRRRVGVPIRVYDVATRRWRGAEGETTDTMRDVLTVATFNVWFDEYHARQRYNAIADELERDAPDVMVFQEVTAPALDVLLARPWIRAEYRSAAVTGRRVGNYGMMILSRLPLEDAVYSRLPTAAARGLLTAGVKVNGARVTVGCVHLDSGKASARLRERQLAAIFEATARERDVVLLGDFNMRDHEDGGIDPRYRDVWPSLRPDDPGYTEDTSINLMRLDSTQKERHVRFDRVLLKGDGWAAADIELLGTAPISATLPRVFPSDHFGVRCRLVRTGVTDPLPTSD, from the coding sequence ATGATCGTGGCCGTGACGTCGATGGGTGGCTGGCTGCGCACCGTCCGGTTCGCCCTGTCGCGGCGTCGGGTCGGCGTGCCGATCCGCGTCTATGACGTCGCGACCCGCCGATGGCGTGGCGCCGAGGGCGAGACGACCGACACGATGCGAGACGTGCTCACGGTGGCGACGTTCAACGTCTGGTTCGACGAGTACCACGCCCGCCAGCGCTACAACGCCATCGCCGACGAACTCGAGCGAGATGCCCCCGACGTCATGGTGTTTCAGGAAGTGACGGCGCCCGCGCTGGACGTTCTGCTCGCGCGACCGTGGATTCGCGCGGAGTACCGGAGCGCTGCCGTTACGGGTCGACGCGTGGGCAATTACGGCATGATGATCTTGTCGCGACTGCCGCTCGAAGACGCCGTCTACAGCCGGCTGCCGACCGCGGCAGCGAGGGGTCTGCTCACCGCGGGGGTGAAGGTCAATGGGGCCCGTGTGACCGTCGGCTGCGTCCACCTCGACAGCGGCAAGGCGTCGGCCCGGCTCCGGGAGCGCCAGCTGGCCGCGATCTTCGAGGCGACGGCACGCGAGCGCGACGTCGTGCTGCTCGGGGACTTCAACATGCGCGATCACGAGGATGGTGGGATCGACCCCCGGTACCGGGACGTCTGGCCCAGCCTGCGGCCGGATGATCCGGGGTACACCGAGGACACGTCGATCAACTTGATGCGCCTCGACAGCACGCAGAAGGAGCGTCATGTCCGGTTCGACCGCGTGCTGCTGAAGGGCGATGGGTGGGCGGCCGCGGACATCGAATTGTTGGGCACGGCGCCAATCTCGGCGACGCTGCCGCGGGTGTTCCCGTCGGACCACTTCGGCGTGCGGTGTCGGCTGGTGCGCACCGGAGTGACCGACCCCTTACCGACGTCGGACTGA
- a CDS encoding GAF domain-containing protein codes for MVGSAAGDEGVVDTETFIARVNLITHATVRSAVDRLQNDHRNIDADNAFRALYHVAKRHDVKLRHLAAAVVETEPRSGIRSVDEPELPFQPGRRAGLPSRTDVMADLLAEAVELTSANAAAVHLRHALHGGLCIERDSGLGEGFRRQFSYVDDAGSAAGRSSARCEVVRIDDVSVSPIYTRADVAVLADEGIRAQLAVPMCDETGFNWGAVDVLFAVRHPRIDPFGVDMLHGHADACAQWLRWYDLTVMPKLVTAVHRAAQATGLVDVASA; via the coding sequence ATGGTCGGTTCCGCAGCTGGTGACGAGGGCGTCGTCGACACCGAAACGTTCATCGCACGCGTCAATCTCATCACCCACGCGACCGTCCGCTCGGCAGTCGATCGCCTGCAGAACGATCATCGAAACATCGACGCCGACAACGCCTTTCGTGCGCTCTATCACGTAGCCAAGCGTCACGACGTGAAGCTGCGGCACCTCGCGGCCGCGGTCGTCGAGACGGAGCCACGATCCGGCATCCGATCGGTGGACGAGCCGGAGCTGCCCTTCCAGCCTGGCCGTCGCGCAGGCCTCCCCAGCCGCACCGACGTCATGGCCGACCTACTCGCCGAGGCCGTCGAATTGACGTCGGCCAACGCCGCGGCGGTTCACCTGCGCCATGCCTTGCACGGCGGACTGTGCATCGAGCGCGACTCAGGGCTGGGCGAGGGGTTCCGGCGACAGTTCAGTTACGTCGACGATGCAGGTTCCGCGGCGGGCCGCTCCAGCGCGCGCTGCGAGGTCGTCCGCATCGACGACGTGAGCGTCTCGCCGATCTACACTCGCGCCGACGTCGCCGTGCTGGCAGACGAGGGCATTCGGGCGCAGCTGGCGGTGCCGATGTGCGATGAGACCGGGTTCAATTGGGGCGCAGTGGATGTGTTGTTCGCCGTGCGGCATCCCCGCATCGATCCGTTCGGAGTCGACATGCTGCACGGCCACGCGGATGCCTGCGCACAGTGGCTGCGGTGGTACGACCTGACCGTCATGCCGAAGTTGGTCACCGCCGTGCACCGTGCAGCGCAGGCGACGGGCTTGGTCGACGTCGCTTCGGCATAG
- a CDS encoding WXG100-like domain-containing protein — protein sequence MRIEVDPQVLVDSGGRLGSIGSQLGMLSDALGAALGSGIASGMDPAGLNFGMKYGRQAQQFADALAKAVEAHEVVGFMLKATGYNYENADAASTIGGPGPTGGVGGQPGKTTAADAPMGPNGAVVPPPTKWAILQPFLGPMMSWPSGNPSLLRVTAAQWRNLATGLSAFGGDMTALEGAVAQQVIPEGGKIGQALADLDEGVTTLADMAKTIGQSVDDFAGGVQDTQDAIRRLMDRISLDGLWDTVTGFLTGEGDDILREIAHDVGEVLENFQNQVKGVVGLLEELTIALGLAADAFQRWIRPILVETFGDDVGNALANTVTVYTDFQVGLTTGLINTVSGVVSMADVDTWKGMAELAQSVAQDPSTLPGVLANMGKEFVAWDKWSGDHPGRAAGEAAFNIGSLFVPGGALSKTGSVAKGLSYTTRLFDEGRLPRLSDLPGVGSGDRLPDLDDVPGVGRGLPEMPEFRPGTVPDSVIGPFAPNGAGTPTSPSTSGGPTRSGDPTGTTPPGGRGQGTGGGDGPPVASPNPTTGSPNPGTGAAAGPGRGDGPAPVDSGTPAASSGPSPADAAPSAASGGSPHPDPTSGNGSGTSPFDPGTSAAAHAGGEPPGGSPSEHSGGGANAPDASHPHGSAEGAGGSDEPAGPPHDGSSGGEDHGDGSRTYSMMDDTSHQTAFAPEQLGDNHRVADALERHGVSRSDFVDLVNTPTERLTPDQRDLINAVRDDLPAPTRDTVMQKVLPPGYFDAAGDFVQSRAEDYIMENNPRVAPDRVGGSVTFADDTAHLSTPEQIHDGLRLDYSDTHFAPHDPGTHLIRFHADPDSLGFYEVPRNSDMGGDGSYDGWDDPFTGNGFTKSGDDVIPEYTAKDMTMREGAEMWEVLDDGTQRLVAVLKGGAWIPQGN from the coding sequence GTGCGGATAGAGGTCGATCCGCAGGTCCTGGTGGACTCCGGCGGGCGGCTGGGCTCCATCGGCTCGCAACTGGGCATGCTGTCCGACGCGCTGGGCGCGGCCTTGGGCAGTGGCATCGCCTCCGGCATGGATCCGGCCGGGCTGAACTTCGGCATGAAGTATGGGCGGCAAGCCCAGCAGTTCGCCGACGCGTTGGCGAAGGCCGTCGAAGCCCACGAGGTGGTCGGCTTCATGTTGAAGGCAACCGGCTACAACTACGAGAACGCCGACGCCGCATCGACGATCGGAGGTCCTGGGCCAACCGGTGGCGTCGGCGGTCAGCCGGGCAAGACGACGGCAGCAGACGCTCCGATGGGGCCGAACGGCGCGGTCGTACCGCCGCCGACCAAGTGGGCCATCCTCCAGCCCTTCCTCGGCCCGATGATGTCCTGGCCGTCGGGCAATCCGTCACTCCTGCGCGTCACTGCCGCGCAGTGGCGCAATCTCGCAACCGGACTGTCGGCGTTCGGCGGCGACATGACCGCGCTCGAAGGTGCAGTGGCACAACAGGTCATCCCCGAGGGCGGGAAGATCGGCCAAGCCTTGGCCGACCTCGACGAGGGCGTGACGACGCTGGCGGACATGGCCAAGACGATCGGTCAATCGGTCGACGACTTCGCCGGCGGCGTGCAGGACACCCAGGACGCCATCCGCCGCCTGATGGATCGGATCTCACTCGATGGGCTGTGGGACACGGTCACCGGGTTCCTCACCGGCGAGGGCGATGACATCCTGCGCGAGATCGCCCATGACGTCGGCGAGGTGCTGGAGAACTTCCAGAACCAGGTCAAGGGTGTCGTCGGACTGCTCGAGGAACTCACGATCGCGCTCGGCCTGGCTGCGGACGCGTTCCAACGGTGGATCCGACCCATCCTGGTGGAGACCTTCGGCGATGACGTGGGCAATGCGCTCGCCAACACGGTGACGGTCTACACCGACTTCCAGGTGGGTTTGACCACCGGCCTGATCAACACCGTGTCGGGTGTGGTGTCGATGGCCGACGTCGACACCTGGAAGGGCATGGCAGAACTCGCCCAGTCGGTGGCTCAGGATCCGTCGACGTTGCCCGGCGTGCTCGCGAACATGGGCAAGGAGTTCGTGGCGTGGGACAAGTGGTCGGGCGACCACCCCGGCAGAGCCGCCGGAGAGGCGGCGTTCAACATCGGGTCGCTGTTCGTTCCCGGCGGCGCGCTGTCGAAGACGGGCTCGGTGGCCAAGGGCCTGAGCTACACGACCCGGCTCTTCGACGAAGGGCGGCTCCCCCGGCTGTCGGACCTGCCGGGCGTTGGCAGCGGCGACCGCCTGCCCGATCTGGACGACGTACCGGGCGTTGGACGTGGTCTCCCGGAGATGCCCGAGTTCCGGCCCGGCACCGTGCCCGACTCGGTCATCGGACCGTTCGCGCCCAATGGTGCTGGCACGCCGACGAGTCCGAGTACTTCCGGTGGGCCCACCAGGTCGGGTGACCCGACCGGGACGACGCCTCCTGGCGGCAGGGGTCAAGGCACTGGCGGCGGCGATGGGCCACCCGTCGCATCGCCCAACCCGACCACCGGATCACCCAACCCGGGAACGGGCGCTGCTGCCGGCCCGGGACGCGGGGACGGCCCCGCGCCGGTCGACTCGGGCACGCCTGCTGCCAGCAGTGGCCCCTCGCCCGCCGACGCGGCCCCATCCGCCGCCTCCGGCGGGTCACCACACCCTGACCCGACGAGCGGAAATGGTTCTGGCACATCGCCGTTCGATCCCGGCACGTCAGCCGCCGCGCACGCGGGTGGGGAGCCGCCCGGCGGATCTCCGAGCGAGCACAGCGGAGGCGGCGCCAACGCACCAGACGCGAGCCACCCGCACGGCTCCGCCGAGGGCGCGGGCGGTTCGGACGAGCCGGCAGGACCTCCCCACGACGGATCCTCCGGCGGCGAGGATCATGGCGACGGCTCGCGCACCTACTCGATGATGGACGACACGTCACATCAAACCGCCTTCGCGCCCGAACAACTGGGTGACAACCATCGTGTCGCCGATGCGTTGGAGCGGCATGGTGTCAGCAGGAGTGACTTCGTGGACTTGGTCAATACGCCCACCGAACGACTGACGCCGGACCAACGAGATCTGATCAACGCCGTGCGCGATGACCTTCCTGCGCCGACCAGGGATACCGTCATGCAGAAGGTTCTGCCCCCGGGTTACTTCGACGCAGCAGGCGATTTTGTTCAAAGTCGCGCCGAGGACTACATCATGGAGAACAACCCTCGCGTTGCCCCTGACCGGGTCGGTGGGTCCGTCACGTTCGCCGACGACACGGCACACCTGTCGACACCCGAACAGATTCATGACGGTCTGCGATTGGACTACTCCGACACGCACTTCGCGCCGCACGACCCTGGAACACACCTCATCCGATTCCACGCCGACCCCGACTCCCTAGGCTTCTACGAGGTGCCGCGGAACTCCGACATGGGGGGAGACGGAAGCTACGACGGGTGGGACGATCCGTTCACCGGCAATGGTTTCACTAAATCGGGCGACGACGTCATCCCCGAGTACACAGCGAAGGACATGACCATGCGAGAAGGCGCAGAGATGTGGGAGGTACTCGACGATGGGACCCAGCGCCTAGTGGCTGTGCTCAAGGGTGGCGCGTGGATTCCGCAGGGCAACTGA
- the mtrA gene encoding two-component system response regulator MtrA, producing MVTMRQRILVVDDDPSLAEMLTIVLRGEGFDTAVIGDGSQALTAVRELRPDLVLLDLMLPGMNGIDVCRVLRADSGVPIVMLTAKTDTVDVVLGLESGADDYVMKPFKQKELVARVRARLRRNDDGPAEMLSIADIEIDVPAHKVTRAGEQISLTPLEFDLLVALARKPRQVFTRDVLLEQVWGYRHPADTRLVNVHVQRLRAKVETDPENPQVVLTVRGVGYKAGPP from the coding sequence ATGGTCACCATGAGGCAAAGGATTCTGGTCGTCGACGACGATCCATCGCTGGCCGAGATGCTGACGATCGTGCTGCGCGGTGAAGGATTCGACACGGCCGTGATCGGCGACGGTAGCCAGGCGCTGACCGCCGTGCGCGAACTGCGGCCCGATCTGGTGCTACTGGACCTCATGCTGCCCGGCATGAACGGCATCGACGTGTGCCGTGTCCTGCGCGCGGACTCGGGTGTGCCGATCGTGATGCTGACGGCCAAGACCGACACCGTCGACGTAGTGCTCGGCCTCGAGTCCGGCGCCGACGACTACGTCATGAAGCCGTTCAAGCAGAAGGAACTCGTCGCCCGCGTGCGCGCACGTCTGCGCCGCAACGACGACGGTCCCGCCGAGATGCTGTCGATCGCGGACATCGAGATCGACGTGCCCGCGCACAAGGTCACCCGTGCCGGAGAGCAGATCTCGCTGACGCCGTTGGAGTTCGACCTGCTCGTGGCGTTGGCACGCAAACCGCGCCAGGTGTTTACTCGAGATGTGCTGCTCGAGCAGGTCTGGGGCTACCGGCACCCCGCTGACACCCGGCTGGTGAACGTCCACGTGCAGCGACTGCGCGCCAAGGTCGAGACTGATCCGGAGAACCCGCAGGTGGTGCTCACCGTTCGAGGAGTGGGATACAAGGCCGGACCCCCATGA
- a CDS encoding PP2C family protein-serine/threonine phosphatase — translation MADDDAESVARLRELIAEALSDADVVWTTSMASVERHLTWLRPDCVLLDLDLPDGRDLAGLDRMTAAAPSVPVIALTASEDVDFGILAVASGAQDYLVKHRTDADSLRRALMYSIERKRGELAALELESIRLNADENSRLERGLQPTPLLLSDPGVDVVTSYRPSRAGTLLGGDFYDVVQTPDRVTHVVIGDVSGHGPEAAALGVALRIAWRTLVASGVQGADVMPRLEWLLRAERDGPSSFATALTLSIQPNGSVDAVCAGHPGMLWHGGSDVHWVEPRRGPALGLGGAAWPVESFELSDGAGLILLTDGLFEGHSGSGNDRLGEDGLLEIARGLCALGAGDFVEQLIGGAERRASQHGGLTDDVAVVRIARSADLITARPTGFGAAQGGY, via the coding sequence GTGGCGGACGACGATGCGGAGTCGGTCGCCCGACTCCGGGAATTGATCGCCGAAGCGCTCTCCGACGCCGATGTCGTGTGGACGACGTCGATGGCGAGCGTCGAACGCCACCTGACCTGGCTGCGTCCGGATTGCGTGCTGCTCGACCTGGACCTGCCCGATGGGCGTGACCTCGCGGGGCTCGACCGGATGACCGCGGCGGCGCCGTCGGTCCCCGTGATCGCCTTGACCGCCTCCGAGGACGTCGACTTCGGCATCCTCGCGGTCGCGTCGGGCGCGCAGGACTACCTGGTCAAGCACCGGACAGACGCCGACTCGCTGCGTCGCGCACTGATGTACTCGATCGAGCGCAAGCGAGGGGAACTCGCGGCGTTGGAACTCGAATCGATTCGGCTGAACGCCGACGAGAACTCCCGGCTCGAACGGGGGTTGCAGCCGACGCCGTTGCTCCTGTCCGACCCGGGTGTCGACGTGGTCACCTCGTACCGGCCCAGCCGGGCGGGCACGCTGCTCGGCGGCGACTTCTACGACGTGGTGCAGACGCCCGATCGCGTCACGCACGTCGTGATCGGCGACGTGTCCGGCCACGGTCCCGAGGCGGCAGCACTCGGCGTGGCCCTTCGGATCGCCTGGCGGACACTGGTTGCATCCGGAGTGCAGGGCGCCGACGTCATGCCCCGGCTCGAATGGCTGCTGCGTGCCGAGCGGGACGGCCCGAGCAGCTTCGCCACGGCGCTGACGCTGTCGATCCAGCCCAACGGATCGGTGGACGCCGTGTGTGCCGGTCACCCCGGGATGCTGTGGCACGGAGGGTCGGACGTGCACTGGGTGGAGCCGCGGCGAGGCCCAGCGCTGGGCTTGGGCGGTGCGGCGTGGCCAGTGGAGTCGTTTGAGCTGTCCGACGGCGCGGGTCTGATCCTGTTGACCGACGGACTCTTCGAGGGGCACAGCGGATCCGGCAACGACCGGTTGGGCGAGGACGGTCTGCTGGAGATTGCGAGGGGGTTGTGCGCGCTCGGGGCCGGAGACTTCGTCGAGCAGCTGATCGGCGGCGCCGAACGACGAGCAAGCCAGCACGGTGGTTTGACCGATGACGTTGCGGTGGTGCGCATTGCACGCTCGGCCGACCTGATCACCGCCAGGCCCACCGGTTTCGGCGCGGCGCAGGGCGGGTACTGA
- the mtrB gene encoding MtrAB system histidine kinase MtrB, with protein sequence MIFGSKRIRGGWGQGPVLRGLGALTRALSFAWRRSLQLRVVSLTLGLSLAVILVLGFVLTSQVTDRILDVKVRAATEEIDRARTTVSGIVGGEETRSLDSSLQLARNTLIDRKADSGAGLAGAFDAVLVVPGDGPRAATAAGPVGQVPDTLRDFVKAGQVSYQYATVRTDGFNGPALIVGSPTSSAVTNLELYLIFPLNNEESTIALVRGTMATGGIVLLGLLAAIALLVARQIVLPVRSASRIAERFAEGHLTERMPVRGEDDMARLAVSFNDMAESLSRQITQLEEFGNLQRRFTSDVSHELRTPLTTVRMAADLIYDHSDDLEPALRRSTELMVSELDRFESLLSDLLEISRHDAGVAELSVESVDLRSTVESALDDVGHLAKDADVDLIVDLPGEHVIAEVDPRRVERILRNLIANAIDHAERKPVRIRMAADDDTVAVTVRDYGVGLRPGEEKLVFSRFWRSDPSRVRRSGGTGLGLAISIEDARLHQGRLEAWGEPGKGACFRLTLPLVRGHKVTASPLPLKPAGPDRPPRRPAREREPAGDRA encoded by the coding sequence ATGATCTTCGGCTCCAAGCGCATCCGGGGCGGCTGGGGCCAAGGCCCCGTGCTGCGCGGGCTTGGAGCGCTGACCCGGGCACTGTCCTTCGCGTGGCGCCGTTCCCTGCAGCTGCGGGTGGTGTCGCTGACCCTCGGACTGTCGCTGGCCGTCATCCTCGTGCTGGGTTTCGTGCTGACCAGCCAGGTGACCGATCGCATCCTCGACGTCAAGGTGCGCGCCGCCACCGAGGAGATCGACCGCGCCCGCACCACCGTCAGCGGCATCGTCGGCGGCGAGGAGACCCGCTCGCTCGACAGCAGCCTGCAGCTCGCGCGCAACACGCTCATCGACCGCAAGGCCGACTCGGGCGCCGGCCTCGCCGGCGCGTTCGACGCCGTGCTGGTGGTGCCGGGCGATGGGCCGCGCGCCGCGACCGCCGCAGGCCCGGTCGGCCAGGTGCCAGATACGTTGCGCGACTTCGTGAAGGCCGGTCAGGTCAGCTACCAGTACGCGACGGTCCGCACCGACGGCTTCAACGGGCCGGCCCTGATCGTCGGCAGCCCCACGTCGTCGGCCGTCACGAACCTCGAGCTGTACCTGATCTTCCCGTTGAACAACGAGGAATCCACCATCGCGCTGGTGCGCGGGACGATGGCTACCGGCGGCATCGTGCTGCTGGGTCTGCTCGCCGCGATCGCACTCCTGGTGGCCCGGCAGATCGTGTTGCCGGTGCGCTCGGCGTCGCGGATCGCCGAGCGGTTCGCCGAAGGACACCTGACCGAGCGCATGCCGGTCCGCGGCGAGGACGACATGGCCCGACTGGCGGTGTCCTTCAACGACATGGCGGAGAGCCTGTCGCGCCAAATCACCCAGCTCGAGGAATTCGGAAACCTGCAGCGCCGCTTCACCTCCGACGTCAGCCACGAACTGCGTACGCCGCTGACCACGGTGCGCATGGCCGCCGACCTGATCTACGACCACAGCGACGACCTCGAGCCCGCGCTGCGTCGGTCGACCGAGTTGATGGTCAGTGAACTGGACCGGTTCGAGAGCCTGCTGAGCGACCTGCTCGAGATCTCGCGGCACGACGCCGGCGTCGCCGAGCTGTCCGTCGAGTCGGTCGACCTGCGGTCGACCGTCGAGAGCGCGCTGGACGACGTCGGACACCTGGCCAAGGACGCGGACGTCGACCTCATCGTCGATCTGCCCGGCGAGCACGTCATCGCCGAGGTGGATCCCCGACGGGTCGAACGCATCCTGCGCAACCTCATCGCCAACGCCATCGATCACGCCGAGCGCAAGCCCGTGCGCATCCGGATGGCGGCCGACGACGACACCGTCGCCGTCACCGTGCGCGACTACGGCGTCGGGCTGCGGCCCGGTGAGGAGAAGCTGGTCTTCAGCCGGTTCTGGCGGTCGGACCCCTCGCGCGTGCGGCGCTCGGGCGGCACCGGACTGGGCTTGGCCATCAGCATCGAAGACGCCCGGCTGCACCAGGGCCGCCTCGAAGCCTGGGGGGAGCCGGGCAAGGGCGCCTGCTTCCGGCTGACCCTGCCGCTGGTGCGTGGACACAAGGTGACGGCGAGCCCGCTGCCGCTGAAGCCAGCCGGCCCCGACCGGCCGCCGCGCCGACCGGCGCGAGAGCGCGAACCGGCGGGGGACCGGGCGTGA
- a CDS encoding WXG100 family type VII secretion target, with protein MLVVDFAQMQAAIDHMAKFGQEVTEVLDDVDAAMAALRSTWHGEASDQQAQAQQQWDEGAEQMKAALEQLKAIAEAARKNYSDAVNKNGQMWG; from the coding sequence ATGCTGGTGGTGGATTTTGCCCAGATGCAGGCAGCCATCGATCACATGGCGAAGTTCGGGCAAGAGGTGACTGAGGTCCTCGACGACGTGGACGCGGCCATGGCCGCGTTGCGCTCGACCTGGCACGGCGAGGCCTCGGATCAGCAGGCCCAGGCGCAGCAGCAGTGGGACGAGGGCGCCGAACAGATGAAGGCGGCACTCGAACAGCTGAAGGCGATCGCCGAGGCCGCGCGGAAGAACTACTCGGACGCGGTGAACAAGAACGGCCAGATGTGGGGGTAG
- a CDS encoding WXG100 family type VII secretion target has protein sequence MGQSVEVVVSELDSAAARLDDAAQRLRDGLSGVDDETTQLLGSGWKGGAASAYAPAWEKWHDGAKQVVEGLQRMSELLTIAGKEYAKTDESASGALGTTVQGAGGASAGGGGAGTSGAGASAAASGAGDAGAASGADAAAQTTSGNAGAVPSASSAPVGQAAMQPMTQAGQAAAGTSQQIGEAVAGFVRQAAELATAVVEQSEAAASLGDQSAGPAPVELPPAVPDEPTRPVEQPRSREV, from the coding sequence GTGGGGCAGTCGGTCGAAGTAGTCGTGTCGGAGTTGGACTCGGCGGCAGCGCGTCTGGACGATGCCGCGCAACGTCTACGGGACGGGCTGTCGGGCGTCGACGACGAGACCACGCAGCTGTTGGGCTCGGGATGGAAGGGCGGCGCCGCGTCGGCCTACGCACCGGCCTGGGAGAAGTGGCACGACGGGGCGAAGCAGGTCGTCGAAGGCCTGCAGCGCATGTCGGAGCTGTTGACGATCGCGGGCAAGGAGTACGCCAAGACCGACGAGTCGGCGTCGGGCGCGCTCGGCACCACCGTGCAGGGCGCAGGCGGGGCTTCGGCCGGCGGTGGTGGTGCTGGGACGTCGGGGGCTGGTGCGAGCGCTGCCGCTTCGGGTGCGGGTGACGCCGGTGCTGCTTCGGGTGCTGACGCTGCCGCTCAGACCACGTCGGGGAACGCAGGAGCGGTACCGTCGGCGTCCTCCGCCCCGGTCGGTCAGGCGGCCATGCAACCCATGACACAGGCCGGGCAGGCCGCCGCAGGCACCTCGCAGCAGATCGGCGAGGCGGTGGCGGGGTTCGTTCGACAGGCCGCCGAACTCGCGACCGCGGTGGTCGAACAGTCCGAGGCCGCGGCATCCCTGGGAGACCAGTCGGCGGGCCCGGCACCAGTCGAGTTGCCTCCGGCCGTCCCCGATGAGCCGACGCGTCCCGTGGAACAGCCGCGAAGCCGGGAGGTCTGA
- a CDS encoding TauD/TfdA dioxygenase family protein — MHVTSLNPVGAVVEGIRVEGLDPTTVNRLRVLLGEHGVLIMPGQDVDDDGFLEFLRSFGELMFTAGETPVDGFADLNVISNVGRTTPPRSTFHVDTTYVRNPPAYTALRAVEVPDLGGQTLFTNQYRAFDTLPEHVQHDLEGRVIEHVVTGVEVGEDDETSARHPVLRPHPVTGRTALFLTTPKRCASISGLGPQEAAATVDYLFEHSTRDDNVTRHAWSAGDVVMWDNRCVMHKADHSGVVGRRVMHRGMVADVA, encoded by the coding sequence GTGCACGTCACTTCACTGAACCCCGTCGGGGCCGTCGTCGAGGGCATCCGCGTCGAGGGTCTGGATCCGACCACCGTCAACAGGCTGCGGGTCCTGCTCGGCGAGCACGGTGTGCTGATCATGCCCGGCCAAGACGTCGACGACGACGGCTTCCTGGAGTTCCTGCGCAGCTTCGGCGAGTTGATGTTCACCGCAGGCGAGACACCCGTCGACGGCTTCGCCGACCTGAACGTGATCAGCAACGTCGGACGGACGACGCCGCCACGATCGACCTTTCACGTCGACACCACCTACGTGCGAAATCCGCCTGCCTACACGGCATTGCGCGCGGTGGAGGTGCCCGATCTGGGTGGGCAGACATTGTTCACGAACCAGTACCGGGCCTTCGACACGCTTCCCGAGCACGTGCAGCACGACCTCGAGGGCCGGGTGATCGAGCACGTGGTCACCGGCGTGGAGGTGGGCGAGGACGACGAGACGTCGGCCCGCCACCCCGTGCTACGTCCGCATCCGGTCACCGGTCGCACCGCGTTGTTCCTGACCACGCCGAAGCGGTGTGCATCGATCAGTGGGTTGGGGCCGCAGGAGGCCGCCGCGACGGTGGATTACCTGTTCGAGCATTCGACCCGGGACGACAACGTGACGAGGCACGCGTGGTCGGCGGGGGACGTGGTCATGTGGGACAACCGGTGCGTGATGCACAAGGCCGACCACTCCGGCGTCGTGGGTCGGCGCGTCATGCACCGCGGGATGGTGGCGGACGTCGCTTGA